A stretch of DNA from Candidatus Binataceae bacterium:
GTGCCCATTCTTCCCCGGCCTCCACCAGTCTCCGACCGATGCCTCTCCTACGCGCCTCCGCGAGTACGTACCAACCCTCTAGAAATCCGACCGGGGAAGTGGTCGCACCCTCCGCATACTCGCGCAGCCGCACCTCCACAAAACCAAGTGGCTGTCACAAGTCGTCTCGTGCAAGAAATACCGCCCATTTCTCAGGCGCGGCGAGCTGTTGCGCGGTTTCTCGTCGATTCTCTTCGTCGATCATCGGCCATAGCTTGATGCGGAGCTCTCGATACGCCTCGACGTCGCCGACCGCCGCATCAACTCTGCGAATGCTCACTGCAATGTTAGATGAGTCCAGCAGTGACTACTCCTTTGCTGATGTTTGACGAAGCTATCCTCTTCGCGTTCGGTCGTTTCACAGGCCACGGAGACACCTGAGCTTGAGAGTTCCTCGGCGCGTCTAATGCCGACGACAACACTAACGCCGTTGCCGCCGCGAGAAGGATCAGCGAACCGGCGGCGATCGTCTTGCACACACCGACCGCGGTGCTCGTAAGGTCCGCTAGCGGAGCCCCGACCGTGAGGCTCGCCGTAAACATAAACCGAAAACTCGCCATTACCCGAATCGCCTTGTTCTAGCCCCCCGAGGCGCGATGCGTGAAGGGAAAAATCACCCAAGAGAAATCGCGAATCAGAAGTGGAGAATATCGTCCTGAGTACGATGCGAGGGCGACTCTCCACGGTACCATACCCTGCGCTCTCCGAACCGCCTTCCGACGACGAAGAAGTTCCGAATTCCGGGCATAATATCGCGGATCCATGGTATGGTACCGCACTACCTTTTATCTTGTACTACGTCATAGGTCACCTATGCAGAGGTAGGAGGATGGCAGAGCTGACGGGTAGTTAACTGAACCCAAACTCCCTTCCGCAAACGCCCGCGTGACTTTCTTGAAGATGATTGGCAAGCCAGTGTCGGAGGCATCGTATGGAGGCATTCGTCAGCGACCCGGCCGTTTTGTTCATTGTGCTTCTAGTGCTCTTCAGCGCAGCGGTAGCATTTGGCGCGGTTATTCTTCGGCGAGTTGTGCCACTTCCCGACGACGAACGGGACAACTTCAATGTGGTACAGACGGCAACCTTTACCTTGCTCGCGCTGGTCATCGGTTTCAGTCTCTCGATGGCGGTCAGTCGTTATGACCAGCGCAAGAATCTGGAGGAAGAGGAAGCCAACGCCATCGGTACCGAATACGCACGATCGAATTTGGCGGATGCTTCAGCCAAGGCGCAGATCAAGGCTGCATTGGTGCGATACACCCGTTTGAGACTGGAAGATTACCAGACGCGGAAATCGCAGGAGCTCGCACGGATCGGACGTGATACTGCAGCTCTCCAATCCGAGCTATGGGAACTCGCAACTCAGGTACCCAGGGATAAGCCGACACCTATAGGCGCTATCATCGTCACTGGGATGAACGACGTGCTCAACTCACAAGATTACACTGAGGCGGCACGGATCAACCATATCCCCATTGAAGTGTGGTTTCTGATGATCCTGATTGCTCTATTTGGTTGTGTAGTGCAGGGTTACGGGGTCAAAGGGAAAGTTCGGAAAGGCTTGCTCGTAACTATCTTGCCTGTGACGATCTCGCTGTCGCTTGCGCTGATAGCAGATATTGACAGTCCACGGGCCGGGGTTATTCGCGTTCAACCACAAAATCTTGCCAGGCTCCTTCAGTCGCTGCAAAAATGACCTTCGGCAAGGATGTTCGTCCGGTTTCTCTTTCGGCGATTCGTGTCTTGACCGCCACCTTCTGACTGCACTTCCTCGCAATAGGAGAAGAGCGCAACCGTGATCGCTGCACATCGGACAATCGCGGTCCTCAACTCGGCTCAGAGACAGTGGTTGGAACTATGCGCCCTCGACGGCGCGCGTTCTGATCGGTTTCGCCTAGGATCTCAGGCGCCAGATCGGAGAAGACGTCGTGAAGATCGCTGCCGAAATCTGCGTCTACACCAACGATCAGTCTGTGATCGAAGAAATGTAGCGCCAAGCAAAACGCGAATAATGCGGCTCGACCCTTTGAGGCTTCGCCGAGCTCATGCTAGACGGCGCGAGGGCCTTCCGCTTCAGAGGAGCATAGCCGATGGCTGATTCGTCGAAGCGTGGAATCTTTTCCGGTCTCCGCATCCTAGACCTCACGCAGTATGTTGCCGGGCCGCTGGCATGCAAGTTGATGTCGGATCTCGGCGCCGAAGTAATCAAGCTCGAGCTTGCTCCGCGCGGTGACATGATGCGCTATTACGGACTGCCCGAAGGGCAGTGTACGGTCTTTCTCGACGAGAACCGCGGCAAGCGCAGCGTCGGCCTCGACCTCAAACGGCCCGAAGGGGCCGATCTGATGCGTGATCTCGTGCGCGGCGCCGACGTCCTTGTCGAGAATTGGACCCCCGGCGTCCTGGCCAAGTATGGTGTTAGCTACGAGGCCCTGCATCCTCTGAATGCGCAGCTCATCATGTGCTCGCTCTCGGGCTTTGGTCAGACGGGTCCGAACGCGAGCAAGCAGGGCAACGATCTTATCGCACTGGCGGCCAGCGGCCTTCTCAATATGGTCGGATACGCTGATGGCTCACCGCTCTATCCAGGGGGCGGAACCCTTGCCGACAGTATTGGGGGTGTCCACATCTTCGCCGCGGTCTCGGCTGCGCTCTATCATCGCGAACGCACCGGGCGAGGACAGTATATCGACCTCGCGCTGACCGATACGCTGATCCACCTCACCAGTTCGCTTATCACGACCCGCAGCTTTCTCGGCCCAAGCTATCACCCGATGCGCACGGGTGCTCATCTTGTCAGCCTGACGCCATGCGGCATCTTCAAAGCGCGTGACGGTTACATCGCACTTACGGTGCTGATTCACCAATTCGAAACATTCGCGACGCTGATGGGCAGGCCGGAGCTTGCGACCGATCCGCGCTTCGATACCTCTGACCGTCGCAACGCCAATCGGCTTGAGCTCATCCGGATCGTCGAGGAATGGCTGCAATCCTTCCCCACCCGCGACGAACCGATCGCCCTGATCCAGAAGGCGCATATCCTCTGCACGCCGGTGCTTGATACGGAGGGCGTTATGAACGATCCGCACAACCTCGCGCGGAACACGCTGCAGGAGATCGAACAGCCGGGCGTCGGAACTCTCAAGTTACCGAAAGCCCCGTTTCGTTTCTCGGATTCAATAGTCGAGGTTAACGGACCCGCCCCATCGCTTGGCGCGGACAATGAATGGGTCCTGCGCGAAGTCCTGGGGTACTCTAAAGAAAAAATCGAGCAACTAACCCGCGCCGGGATCCTGTTCAGCGCTGGCAAAGATTCGTGACCCGCAAATACTTAGGGCCGGGGAGATCTCAAAGTACAGGCGCGCTACGCAGGCCGAAGACGGTGCCAGAGGCGAGACAGAACCTCCCTCTAGGAGCGACTGGGGCAGTCCCCACCTTGTTTCGGCACAAGCCGACCGCAATCATCGGCGCCCGAGAGGGCATTCCCCAGGGTTCCAGCGCACCCGAAACCCGGTGCCATTCCGGCATCCTCTCTTGGAATCAAGCAAGTACTAGCGGCCAATCGATAGATAGTGTTCACAACGGTGGCAACCTGGTCACTCTGAGGCGGATGCCCACACTCGTCGCGTTCGTTCCAAGCAACGCATCGCGGACACAGGGTGTGCGAGCAGGGCGGCGCATTTCGCGCAAAACTCGCGCCCCTCTCGATTTTTCAATTCCGCACTTTGCGCACTTCATTTGCTCAGGTGGTCGCGCAGCGCCTTGACATCTTTCAGATCGGCGGTCTCGAAACTCTCGATGAACTAGCTGTAGATCTCGGCGGGCATCTTGCGTGCCTTGTCGCGGCGACACTCAAATTCCGTACTCGTCTCCGGATCAGCCATCTCGGCCGTGGTCGCGCTAGTCCCTGGAACGTTCTTTTCGACCTAGCACAGCAGCTCCCTGCGGAAGGCTTAGTCTTCCGGCCCGACGTTGAAATCGGTAGCTGAACCTCTACGCTGCCAACAGTTAACGCCGGAATTGTGGGATGACCCTGGTGGCGAAACGCTCCATCGAAGCACGCAGATCGCTCTGCGGCAGACCGCCGAGATCCATGTATACCCAGAAATGGGTCACACCGTACTGCTCTTGCATGAGTGAGACGCGATCGACGCATTGTTGCGCGTCACCGCACATGACCTGGTCCGGATACATCCGCTTCCAGGTCACTTGCTGAAAAGCTTCAGCGGATCGTCGCCAGGCTTTGTAATCTCCGCTGGTGTACTCGTTGGGACTAATCAGCCCATTCACGAAATGGAGGTAACGCATGTAGTGATCGGCCCACTTGCGTTCCGCCAGCGCGGGAGTCTCATCGATGAAGCTGTGGTAACCCGACACGATTTCGGGATGCCCACGAAACCCGGAATTCTTCAGTGTCTCCTTGTAGAGCGCGACGTTATCCTTGAGCCGCTGGCGCGATTGGAAGAAGGGCGCGAGCATCAGCGAATGACCCCGCTTGCCGGCCGCGACAAATGATTCCTCGCTCGCCGCGGCAGCCATGAAGACCGGTGGTGCAGG
This window harbors:
- a CDS encoding LLM class flavin-dependent oxidoreductase, with the protein product MKFGLLTLFDQYAEECTEEQYYKNFFDEVSYAEELGFDSIWIGEHHFCRYICPAPQIIAGAIAQRTRKMRIGTAIVLLPHHDPIRLAEDYALVDLISGGRLDLGVGRGFIKSTYDGFNQSMDESRGRFDECLDIIEGSWRQTKFSYSGKFYNANNITILPRPLQKPAPPVFMAAAASEESFVAAGKRGHSLMLAPFFQSRQRLKDNVALYKETLKNSGFRGHPEIVSGYHSFIDETPALAERKWADHYMRYLHFVNGLISPNEYTSGDYKAWRRSAEAFQQVTWKRMYPDQVMCGDAQQCVDRVSLMQEQYGVTHFWVYMDLGGLPQSDLRASMERFATRVIPQFRR
- a CDS encoding CoA transferase, encoding MADSSKRGIFSGLRILDLTQYVAGPLACKLMSDLGAEVIKLELAPRGDMMRYYGLPEGQCTVFLDENRGKRSVGLDLKRPEGADLMRDLVRGADVLVENWTPGVLAKYGVSYEALHPLNAQLIMCSLSGFGQTGPNASKQGNDLIALAASGLLNMVGYADGSPLYPGGGTLADSIGGVHIFAAVSAALYHRERTGRGQYIDLALTDTLIHLTSSLITTRSFLGPSYHPMRTGAHLVSLTPCGIFKARDGYIALTVLIHQFETFATLMGRPELATDPRFDTSDRRNANRLELIRIVEEWLQSFPTRDEPIALIQKAHILCTPVLDTEGVMNDPHNLARNTLQEIEQPGVGTLKLPKAPFRFSDSIVEVNGPAPSLGADNEWVLREVLGYSKEKIEQLTRAGILFSAGKDS